The sequence atattaatgcacaattagggaggacaccccaaaaacactgaggagtgctaaaaattattgagtagatactgctgacagatatgacttttgacagccagaaatattaatgcacaattagggaggacaccccaaaaacactgaggagtgctaaaaattattgagtagatactgctgacagatatgacttttgacagccagaaatattaatgcacaattagggaggacaccccaaaaacactgaggtgtgctacaaattattgagtagatactgctgacagatatgacttttgacagccagaaatattaatgcacaattagggaggacaccccaaaaacactgaggtgtgctacaaattatttagtagatactgctgacagatatgacttttgacagccagaaatattaatgcacaattagggaggacaccccaaaaacactgaggagtgctaaaaattattgagtagatactgctgacagatatgacttttgacagccagaaatattaatgcacaattagggaggacaccccaaaaacactgaggtgtgctacaaattatttagtagatactgctgacagatatgacttttgacagccagaaatattaatgcacaattagggaggacaccccaaaaacactgaggagtgctaaaaattattgagtagatactgctgacagatatgacttttgacagccagaaatattaatgcacaattagggaggacaccccaaaaacactgaggagtgctaaaaattattgagtagatactgctgacagatatgacttttgacagccagaaatattaatgcacaattagggaggacaccccaaaaacactgaggagtgctaaaaattattgagtagatactgctgacagatatgacttttgacagccagaaatattaatgcacaattagggaggacaccccaaaaacactgaggagtgctaaaaattattgagtagatactgctgacagatatgacttttgacagccagaaatattaatgcacaattagggaggacaccccaaaaacactgaggtgtgctacaaattatttagtagatactgctgacagatatgacttttgacagccagaaatattaatgcacaattagggaggacaccccaaaaacactgaggagtgctaaaaattattgagtagatactgctgacagatatgacttttgacagccagaaatattaatgcacaattagggaggacaccccaaaaacactgaggtgtgctacaaattatttagtagatactgctgacagatatgacttttgacagccagaaatattaatgcacaattatgggggacaccccaaaagcgctggggagtgccaaatatgaagaaaaaataataaacctctatcctcctctctgcactagcgattttggttagagcaattgcaagaacaatatggtattctctgtccctgctctaattagcctatgactacaccctgctctctccctctgtcaaatggcgatggattgctgtggaggcgtgtatttataaagttgaagtatcgcgagaaccgagtcccgagatccgacgacgtcacaatgacgttcggcctcgatttggattcggaatgggcgggagagtaccgagctgctcagctcggtactcggatacccaaagttcgggtgggttcggttctcggagaaccggacccgcccatctctatacgAAATACACTTCAAATATGATGATAACACACTTTGAACAAGAGGACAAATCTTCCCTGAGGTGTACAGTATGGTGAAACACATGTCAAAGGCGAGCTAACAAGGGCCTCCGAAGGGCTTTGCAGGTGCTAATGAGCATCCCCATGACATTTTTATTGCAAGTTTAATGCTTTTGAATACTGCAAACACTTAAATTGACAGAAAGGGGGTGTGTGAAGGTCCCTTTGACATATTGTATGTGGGATCGATCAATAGCATCATAGAATATTATAATTTCTATGACTCTTCTAGATCAACGTTCAATGACTTGTCCACTGTTCTGGACAGCATTGTGTAAACAGGTGTCTTATGAGGCGGGGTCCTTGAAGACCACAGAATGCTCCCTCCCAGCAGCCTATGCTTGTGGAAGAACTAACTACATTCCTTATTTTTCTGCTATttattattctgtattttatgtttacagGTGGCAGGAATATGAATCTCAGATATTCACATCAAATATTAAGCGACACTCTGAAGGAACCTTCTCCAGTGATTTAACAAGGTACCTGGACAGACTGAAAGCAAAGGACTTTGTACAATGGCTGATGGACAAAAAACGATTCAGGTGAAAACATTTCtgaaagtaaaataatataacaatagctAAAATGCTATAACCTTCATCATTGTAGGGTTAATAACATAACCTTCATCAAATAATACTGAAAATATTTTACAGATATCTTTATCTTTGCaataataatatctatttttctcaataaaaagtttaatttaatgaagcaTGGTTTGCTTGTAACCTATGACAGGTTGCAGTGATTCTGCCACTCTCATTTTACAATGTGTCCCCTCTCCTGCTCTTGAATGGTGCAGGTGTTTGGCGTAACTGCAAAGGAAATGGATACAGTAAAAGACCAGCTTTAAATGAATGGTATTCACATGTTCCTGCTATAAAATATCAATAGCGTACTAAACCAGAGAAATAGTGATTTAATACCTCTTTTTATGCCTCAATCAGTGAACTACAGATCCAAAACCTCTGGTCAATAGCACCAGTACAGACAGACGTGTAGAGCCATGGATTCAATAGAGGTCCTATACCATAGATCTCCCATACCTTGCAGTGATGAGATGTAATAGGATTGAAATTGCTGTATGCAGGTTGGATATATGACTGATTCTGTTATGGACTCTGATCTGCACAAGTATAGGTAGCTTACGGTTGTGAAATGTTGATTTAGCTGTTCAGAATGAACGAAAGAGAGACCTGGatgtatatgtactaaactgcgggtttgaaaaagtggagatgttgcctatagcaaccaatcagattctagttatcatttagttaatacattctacaaaatgacagctagaatctgattggttgctataggcaacatctccactttttcagcagtttaataaatataccccagggCTGAAATTAAGGAGCCATCCACTTTGTGCACTGAACCAGTATGTAGGCTATCAATGTGTTAGGAAACAGTGGCTCCACTGAGGAACTATCTGACTAATATCATTGGGGCCCCATTTATATTCCTCAcatactggttcctagtgaattcataggtTACATTCTCATGCCTCCAAAGTGTATAGGGGACGGGTCTTCTTTAAGTGAATGATAAGTGTACAATACCAATTTAAGTGTGCAACTGAGAGTATAAAGTCTGAGGGAGGGGGAACAGGGCAAATTGTGGGCATTAAATAAAATCAGACTTTTAATTATCCAGTATTTCCAATCTTAgattataaactaatttggacAGGGCCAGCTTTActgtctgtttcatgtcattgtgggTAATTTACTTGTATCATGAACCCTTCCACGTACAGTGCTCCAGAATATgctgacgccttataaataaaagatcgcagtaataatatttttctttacagTGACAGCAAAAGGTATATTGGCAGCAGTTTAAAGATTTCAAAACTCCCATCTGATGTGTCATTCCTTAGGTAAGACATAATTGTGAGTAAACCCTTTTGATGCTATTGTATAAACgactatattttattaatgaggtATATTGTCCCTGATTACAAAGATTTACTAATTAGAATTTTCCAATGATTTAGAATATATTTTAGACTGAAAAAAACCTGCTAACACATCATAATCCAGTACATTAGCCTAGCTCATGCAGTGTAGTACATATATATCTCATATGTTCCCCATGCCTGCCCTGTCCTGTCATATGTGCAGTATTCTGTGCCACCCAAACCCTCCATAGATATTGTACAAGAAAACTAATCTACGTTCATGCCAGGAATGGGTGATCTTCAACACTCCAGCTTTTGTCACAATGCATGTCCCATGATGCTTATCCAGCTGAATGGTTGTACATTATGGGAAGAGCAGTTCAGTCACCACAGTAGTACAAAGGTTGCTGATACCTGGTCTTTGTGATATATCTCATAGTAATCCCAGACGATGGAGACATAGCCTACCCTAATAACCAAGGTCAGATGtgtgaaatgtaataaaaaaggcAATTACTTGTAAGTTCTTTAGGTTTGTCTACTATTACTCTTCTATTTAAGTTCAAAGGTTCTCACAGAGAGAAGATAGGAACTTCACACTCggctgtgttttatttatttcttcataGTAGAATAGCAATATGACCACAGAAGATTGTGTCATTCAATTGCCAATAGAGAGACAATCACAGGTGTCAAAGGtcttattacagttttaccatatCCATTTTTAACCATGAACACCTGAAATCTACAAATAGTATTAAATGGAAAGTAGAACAAGAGGTAATATAGCTCAGTGTTTAGCAATGACATAAATCAGTGACTGTGCTCAAAGAAAAATTATATGTTCATTGTACATATTAATAAAGGTATGACTTAAATGTAAGATTTATGTACAgttgttgggcctgagtcattaaggagagcaatgcataaaaaaggagtaactttgcacctgggcaaaaccatgttgcatgggaggggaggtaaatgtaaaatgtggggacagatttatagttggggtagggcatgtcctagatcaactttaaatttcagtgtacaaataaagctaataagtatttgtgtgctagatgaaaatacagacagtattttacttatgtgcaaaataataaactaatttgcacaccttgccttgtaacatggtttgtcccggtgaacatttactcctttttcgttgtaactttccttaatgactcaggcccgttatatcttatgcaaaaatgttttacaaatatttattatgAACACAAgggtacattttttacatttttttaggtaCCGTTGACAAGGGTCGAAGCATCTTTTGCATTCTGTCAtctcccataaattgtaagcttgcgagcagggccctcttacctctctgtatgtatgtattaaccagtattgttttatcactgtttgttcccaactgtaaagcgctatggaatctgctggcgctatataaataaatgttgatgatgatctccTGCTTGTCTGTGTACTCCCAGTTTACAAGTGGGTGGGAATAGAGCAATCTATTCTTCATAGGAGCAGTAGAGTAGTGCGCTGATCTTGCAGGAGGCAGTAGCCTGCCCACTCATATGATAATGTTTGTGAGGACATGTGATGAACATGATGTACGCTGGGAAATGATGGCAAACAGGAAATCATAGTCTGAGCATTAAACAGTGTAAAAACAGGGTCCTCTTATACCACAGGATAGTGATGGATCTTGCAAAGCTCCTGTCAAATTTTTGGACGAaggtgtattatcatcatcatcatttatttatatagcgccactaattccgcagcgctgtacagagaactcactcacatcagtccctgccccattggagcttacagtctaaattccctaacatacacacacagcagacagagactagggtcaatttaatagtagccaattaacttactagtatgttcttggagtgtgggaggaaaccggagcacccagaggaaacccacgcaaacacggggagaacatacaaactccacacagataagaccatggtcgggaatcaaactcatgaccccagtgctgagaggcagatgtgctaaccactgagtcaccgtgctgcccatgtattATCAAATCCACCTCTATGTAGAACCAGTATCTGACAGATGTTTTGTTCAAAGTGTACCTCCTGGTTATCCTAATAAAAAGCAATTTTCCATAAATATTTGACCACAAGGGGCAGTGTCTCATATGCGTTATGGATTACTTAGTAGAGAAACATGGCAGACTCCACTCCTAGTAATAATACAAATTACCTTTTAACAATAACCGTTCCCCCTTTGTATTTCAATAAACCGTACAGCaatgaatgaaaaatatatttaaaaataaagcgaGCACTAACCACTGAACACAGAACCAAGACTACCAATAATATCACAAGTGTGCTTATGTACCTTCTACTAGTAAGTGTGGTAAATTGTTCTTTAACCTTGCTGAGTCAACAAGCAGATTGGCCATTTAGTTCTAGTTGAACAGTGGAAGGGTTGAAAGAATTCAAAcatgaaaataaagtatttggCATATCTAAATAgatttaaatataatacatattaaagATGATGCAGTTTCAGATATCAGTTCTTTGTGACTGTGACTTGAACAAGATATGGCCTATTCTATAAACCGGTGTAAGGCTGCACTCTTGTAGTACTTTGAATGCTTCTCTAATGAATTCACATGGAATAAATCCCCCAAAACTCCAAGAAGTGGTTTCTAGTGTCAGATCCTGGCAAATGcgttttattagcataaaaaagctagtaaaatgcatgtaaaaagcCAATAGGTATGAGCACTAACAGTCATCATCCTTATCTTCTCCATCATAGCACTGCCTCTTCCAGCCTGTTCACACAGGGACACTCCGAATATAAACTACAATAACTGGTGCTCATATTCTAGTGAATGTCACCTAGATACTACATCTAAAGATGGTGGTTTGCAGTCATCATTTGCGCCTGAAGATTTTTCTCTGCATGAATGTTTCACTATTTAGTAACATATAGCAGTAACCATACATTATTTGCAGTGAATTGTGTGTTTTTCAGCTAACAACTGCTGCACTCCTGAGACTGCGGATGGATCAGATTGAAGCTGATTTTAAAACAGAATCTGCAAACAACCTTTATGAAGATAAAACAAAAACCCAGCACATTCTGATGTccaataaatgtttctttctgCACCCAGTAATATGTTTCAGTAAATATTATCACTCCATTCTTCCTACAAGCATGTCCTCACACAAGAGCATTTGTAGCCCCTAATTGGTCATTGCCTAGATAACTTTTGAATAGTAATATGTATTTTCTACTGACCAAAGGTCCTTCATATCTGCAGTTGGCTAAGCTGCGTCATTTCTGATTCCCAGGGGAGGGGCCATAATCTTTATATTAGTCGTGGGAGAGAAGATTGGGATTGGggggaattattttttaaaaaggacAGAAAACCCTGGTTGTATCTCAGTATTTATTGTGAGTGGCAGAAGGATTTGGTGGCAGCAGGGGGCATACCTGACCAATGAGGACGTCTCAGAGATGAATATGAACATCACATGATTCCCTTCCATGGTACCCGTGGTCATCGCCTCTCACAGACCAAGGCATAAAACCggagggaggaccaatcacaagagATCGTCCAGCTGACACCTTCCCACTGACATcattttaaagtgtaaaatggcATTGAGAGCCCCAGGGAAAATTGATGTATGTTGTAGCCCCCAGGACTTTGGGTAGGAGGAGGGgcacattagtaaaatatttcatgACGGTGCTAACACAGATCAGCACTGCAGTCAGCCCTGGTTATCGCTCAGTGCTGGCCCAtacctttaataataaatatataattgtgttCAGGTATTTTCCTATTCAAATAAACATGCACTCAATAATCCTATACTTATGAAATCTAGCCTTTATCTACCCAGTTAAGCAGTTTTCTACTTTgcattcttttctttcttttttgaaaCCAGCACATTTTTATGGACCATCTGAAGACCAGATTTGTATTGTACAAGCTGCAAACTTAGAGGACTTTTGTAGTATACAATCTGTAGGTTTCAAAAgccataattttttttctgtctttagcCTACTGAATCTATCAGGTTCATTTACTGCAATTGACCATAATTATCTTCACCTTGGATCCTACATTCTCAAAGCTACTTGTTGGTTCTTCTCCCCATTGTAACCTTTCACCTATCTTGTGGCAATAACTCCTCACCTTTAGGctataagctctcatgagcagggccctcttttcttCTGTTCTCATTCTACTGTTCCATCCCCCTCTGGTCTGCTTCCCTAGTTTTGTTTTCTTCAGGCCTACTTCACGTTGGACCATCACTCTCACTCCCTGTCCCAAAAATAACTTGGATTACCAAGATATCTGCGTATAATTTG is a genomic window of Mixophyes fleayi isolate aMixFle1 chromosome 2, aMixFle1.hap1, whole genome shotgun sequence containing:
- the LOC142140156 gene encoding glucagon-1-like, producing MKRTQLMYLTGAFILIMARDSLQILIRDSSDETRWQEYESQIFTSNIKRHSEGTFSSDLTRYLDRLKAKDFVQWLMDKKRFSDSKRYIGSSLKISKLPSDVSFLS